A region of Trachemys scripta elegans isolate TJP31775 chromosome 24, CAS_Tse_1.0, whole genome shotgun sequence DNA encodes the following proteins:
- the CCT3 gene encoding T-complex protein 1 subunit gamma has protein sequence MMKMLLDPMGGIVMTNDGNAILREIQVQHPAAKSMIEISRTQDEEVGDGTTSVIILAGEMLAVAEHFLEQQMHPTVIIGAYRKALDDMISSLNKISTPVDVNNKEMMLNIIKSAINTKAISHWSDLACGIALDAVKTVEFEENGRKEIDIKNYAKVEKIPGGIIEDSCVLRGIMVNKDVTHPRMRRYIKNPRIVLLDCSLEYKKGESQTDIEITREEDFARILQMEEEYIQQICEDLIRVKPDLIITEKGISDLAQHYLIRANITAIRRVRKTDNNRISRACGARIVSRTDELRDEDVGTGARLFEVKKIGDEYFTFITDCKDPKACTIMLRGASKEILAEVERNLQDAMQVCRNVLVDPQLVPGGGAAEMAVSHALTEKSKVMTGVEQWPYRAVAQALEVIPRTLIQNCGASTIRLLTSLRAKHTQEGSQTWGVNGETGALVDMKDLGIWEPLAVKLQTYKTAVETAVLLLRIDDIVSGHKKKGGDQSRSTGAPDAAQE, from the exons ATGATGAAG ATGCTCCTGGATCCAATGGGCGGAATTGTGATGACCAATGATGGTAATGCTATTCTTAGAGAA ATTCAGGTCCAGCACCCAGCTGCAAAATCCATGATCGAGATCAGCCGTACTCAGGATGAAGAGGTTGGAGATGGGACCACATCTGTAATTATCCTCG ctGGAGAGATGTTGGCTGTTGCCGAGCACTTCCTAGAACAGCAGATGCATCCAACTGTGATCATTGGTGCATATCGTAAAGCTCTGGATGACATGATCAGCAGTCTGAACAAAATCAG CACTCCAGTTGACGTGAACAACAAAGAGATgatgctgaatataataaagagTGCTATAAACACCAAGGCGATAAGCCACTGGTCTGACTTGGCCTGCGGCATTGCTCTTGATGCTGTCAAGACTGTGGAGTTTGAGGAAAATGGCAGAAAGGAAATTGACATCAAGAATTATGCAAAAGTAGAAAAG ATTCCAGGTGGCATAATCGAAGACTCTTGTGTCTTGCGTGGAATCATGGTGAACAAAGACGTAACTCACCCAAGGATGCGTCGCTATATCAAGAATCCACGCATTGTGCTTCTGGACTGTTCGCTGGAGTACAAGAAAGGAGAGAGCCAG ACTGATATTGAAATTACCCGTGAGGAAGACTTTGCACGCATCCTGCAAATGGAGGAAGAATACATTCAGCAAATCTGTGAGGACCTGATAAGGGTCAAACCGGATCTCATCATCACAGAGAAAGGAATCTCTG ACTTGGCCCAGCACTACCTGATCAGAGCCAACATTACAGCTATCCGCAGGGTGAGAAAAACAGACAACAACAGAATCTCCAG GGCCTGTGGAGCCCGCATTGTGAGCCGCACCGACGAGCTGCGTGACGAGGACGTGGGCACTGGAGCCAGGCTTTTTGAAGTTAAGAAAATAGGAGATGAGTATTTCACCTTCATCACAGATTGCAAAGACCCCAAGGCCTGCACTATCATGCTGCGTGGAGCCAGCAAGGAAATCCTAGCA GAGGTGGAACGCAACCTCCAGGATGCCATGCAGGTGTGTCGTAATGTCCtagtagatcctcagctggtgccagGAGGGGGCGCTGCAGAGATGGCTGTTTCTCACGCGTTGACAGAAAAGTCTAAAGTCATGACAGGAGTGGAGCAGTGGCCCTACCGTGCGGTCGCCCAGGCTCTGGAAGTCATTCCAAGGACACTGATTCAGAACTGTGGAGCCAGTACCATCCGCCTGCTGACCTCACTAAGA GCAAAACACACTCAGGAAGGCAGTCAGACTTGGGGAGTAAACGGCGAGACTGGAGCCTTGGTGGACATGAAGGACCTGGGGATCTGGGAGCCTTTAGCTGTCAAATTACAGACCTACAAGACAGCTGTGGAG ACTGCCGTCCTCCTTCTCCGTATCGATGACATCGTTTCGGGGCATAAGAAAAAGGGTGGTGATCAAAGCAGATCGACCGGAGCTCCAGATGCCGCCCAGGAGTAA